The genomic window CCACCGGTATCTGGCTCATGCTGTAGATGCCGAAGGGGTGGTCGCGCCGGATGTCGCGGTTCAACCCGCTCGCGCGGGCCGCGGGCCCCACGAGTCCGAGCTCCAGGGCGGTCTGTTCGCTAACGACACCGGTCCCCTCGAGCCTTGCCAGCACGGACGGGGTATCCCAGAGGAGATCGATGGCGTTGGTCACCTCGTCCCGGGCGGTCCTGATCCGGTCCGCAAGCTGGCTCGCCCCATCGGCGGAGAGATCGAAGGCGACGCCGCCGGGCACCACCAGGTCACGCCCGAAGCGGCTGCCGCAGATGCCTGCGGTCATGTTGAGGAAGTCGCCACGGATCCTGCCGCAAAAAGAGGCGGTGGGGAGATAGCCGACGTCGCCGGAGATTGCGCCCAGGTCCCCGGTGTGGTTCGCCAGGCGCTCCAGTTCAAGGGCGATGCCGCGCACGGCCTGGGCGCGGGCGGGAGGCGCCGTCGAGGTGAGCGCCTCGACGATCATGGCGTAGGCGGTGCCGTGGCCGATGGTGGTGTCCCCGGCCATGGTCTCGGCGAGCTTTCTCATCCGCTCGCCCGGGCGCCCCTGCATCATACGCTCGACGCCGCGGTGCTGGTAGCCTAGCGAGACCTCCAGGTGCATCACCTCCTCGCCGAAGCACTGGAAGCGGAAGTGCCCCGGCTCGATGATGCCGGCATGCACCGGACCGACCGCCACCTCGTGCACCTCGTCCCCCTCGACGCGGTAGAAGTCCATGATGCCGATGGTAGGCGGGCGGTGCGGCGTAACCCCGGGGAGCGAGCCTAGCGCCGGTGCGAAACGGACCGGTTTAGGCCAGGGATGCCCCTCGAGGCTCAGCGAGAACTGCTCCGCTATCTCACGCTCGAAGAGATGGAGCTGCGGCGCCTCGTCGGTCAGGGAGTAGAAAGACTTACCCGTGACCAGTGTGCTCATGACACCTATGGTCGCGTGGCTCTTGAAGGAGAGGAGGCAGTAAAGCCTCACCCCGTCGTCGGCCTGCACCCCGAAGTAGGAGACCACGCGCCAGCCGCCGGAAAGAGCCGAGAACAGCGCCTGGGCGAAACGATCCGGGGCGTGCTGCGGGATCTCGCGCAGGGAAAGGGTGCCGCCGTTTTGCGTGAAGACCATGGAAGGGGTCATGCCTCACCTCCCAAAAGTGCGGCGGCGTCATGCAAGAGCACCCGCAGCGGCTCGGGTATCCATACCCCCAGAACCAGCACGATTCCCATCAGGATAAGCGGCGGGAACACGGTCGGGAATGCGTCGCGATAACGGGTGCGCTCCAGGTCTTTGGGGACCTCGCCAAGGACCACCGGGAGCACGGTCGAGGCCATGCCGATGAAGATGAGGGCCAGGAACAGCAGGAAGAGCCCGCCGGTCACGTGGTTTCCCTGCCCGAAGGCGGAGGAGACGATGAGGAACTCGCTCACGAAGGGGGCGAAGGGTGGTGAGCCGGTGATGGCAAGAAAGGCCGCCATGAAGAGCGCACCGGACCAGGGGGTGCGCCGGATGGCGCCGCGCACGAACTGGGTGCTCTTCGAGTTGTAGGCGCGGTGGATGTTGCCGCAGGAAAGAAAGAGCACCCCCTTGGTGAGGGAGTTGTTGATCATGTGCAAAAGCCCGGCGAAGAGCGCCCCCTTGCCGAGGCCGAGCGCCACGGTGATGATGCCGACGTGCTCCACGCTCGAATAAGCAAGCATCCTCTTGAAGTCGCTCTGGCGCGCCATGAAGACGGCGGCGAAGGCCATGGAGATAAGCCCCATGACGAGGAGCACCTCCTGGAAGAGCGCCCCTTCCGTGGAGGCAACCGCGATCTGGTACACCCGCAAGAGGGCGAGGAGCGCGCAGTTCACGAGCCCCCCCGCGAGGAGAGCCCCCACGAGACCCGGCGCCTCGCCGTAGGCGTCCGGCTTCCAGGTGTGCAAGGGCGCCAGTCCCATCTTTGAGCCGAAGCCGACCAGGAGGAAGATGAAGGCGGCGTGGCGCCACCCAGGGTGGAGCGCGGCGGCGTTGGCGATC from Geomonas ferrireducens includes these protein-coding regions:
- a CDS encoding proton-conducting transporter transmembrane domain-containing protein; this translates as MLWALVLLPLFGAALTWLVPDNRRRAWVLPVVSLVHLAITVALIAEAPAASPGGWILLDALGKLVLAGNSVLFTVCSLYAVGYLAYRLKRPNRVLCASLLVCLSAMSLVAISHHLGLLWIALEATTLTMAPLIYFNHNARSIEATWKYLLICSVGIAIALLGLFFLAYSTIVAKQEVSLLLPTLIANAAALHPGWRHAAFIFLLVGFGSKMGLAPLHTWKPDAYGEAPGLVGALLAGGLVNCALLALLRVYQIAVASTEGALFQEVLLVMGLISMAFAAVFMARQSDFKRMLAYSSVEHVGIITVALGLGKGALFAGLLHMINNSLTKGVLFLSCGNIHRAYNSKSTQFVRGAIRRTPWSGALFMAAFLAITGSPPFAPFVSEFLIVSSAFGQGNHVTGGLFLLFLALIFIGMASTVLPVVLGEVPKDLERTRYRDAFPTVFPPLILMGIVLVLGVWIPEPLRVLLHDAAALLGGEA
- a CDS encoding hydrogenase large subunit gives rise to the protein MTPSMVFTQNGGTLSLREIPQHAPDRFAQALFSALSGGWRVVSYFGVQADDGVRLYCLLSFKSHATIGVMSTLVTGKSFYSLTDEAPQLHLFEREIAEQFSLSLEGHPWPKPVRFAPALGSLPGVTPHRPPTIGIMDFYRVEGDEVHEVAVGPVHAGIIEPGHFRFQCFGEEVMHLEVSLGYQHRGVERMMQGRPGERMRKLAETMAGDTTIGHGTAYAMIVEALTSTAPPARAQAVRGIALELERLANHTGDLGAISGDVGYLPTASFCGRIRGDFLNMTAGICGSRFGRDLVVPGGVAFDLSADGASQLADRIRTARDEVTNAIDLLWDTPSVLARLEGTGVVSEQTALELGLVGPAARASGLNRDIRRDHPFGIYSMSQIPVETGKTGDVYARTMVRWLEMEKSLDFIEEQLAQLPGGATRRAVGEVSAECLAVALTEGWRGEVCHVALTDARGAFSRYKVTDPSFHNWSGLAMALRGGQISDFPLCNKSFNLSYCGVDL